From the Nodularia sp. NIES-3585 genome, one window contains:
- a CDS encoding GNAT family N-acetyltransferase, with protein MYKYQDFTIRNLQKSDYSIVIDIINSIRLEYGVIISKEYDQDMQNYIAVEKYYLETGGLFWVVEKDNKILGTAAFYPYKGVEKGAEIKKIYLLPEVRGIGLGKFLLQQLELEIAARGFQTIWIKTVSLFNEAMSLYENSGYVQFLDLETPKIGYIYAKKSLINIL; from the coding sequence ATTTTACAATTCGTAATTTGCAAAAAAGTGATTACTCAATTGTTATAGATATAATTAACTCTATTAGATTAGAATATGGAGTCATAATTTCCAAAGAATATGATCAAGATATGCAAAATTACATAGCAGTAGAAAAATATTATTTAGAAACAGGAGGATTATTTTGGGTAGTAGAAAAAGACAATAAGATATTGGGAACGGCGGCATTTTATCCATATAAAGGAGTAGAAAAAGGAGCAGAAATTAAAAAAATTTACCTATTACCAGAAGTAAGGGGTATAGGGTTAGGAAAATTCTTGTTACAACAATTAGAACTAGAAATTGCAGCTAGAGGATTTCAAACAATATGGATTAAAACTGTTAGCCTTTTCAATGAAGCTATGTCATTATATGAAAATAGTGGATATGTTCAATTTTTAGATTTGGAAACTCCTAAAATTGGATATATTTACGCTAAAAAATCTCTGATCAATATTCTCTAA
- a CDS encoding DUF6516 family protein, producing MEIQDYINTVKIKLATSCIIIKIAIVEEKILLDRGYFRARLTLVNNDFFELAESFTIIEGHFVTLGYRYQWMDEQKEKLRKRWDNVQHFPNLPNFPHHVHIIEENNVEPSQSRNILELIEFIEKELFLGLI from the coding sequence ATGGAAATACAAGATTATATTAATACAGTAAAAATTAAATTAGCCACTAGCTGCATCATTATTAAAATCGCCATTGTGGAAGAGAAAATTTTATTAGATCGTGGCTATTTTCGTGCTAGATTAACTTTAGTTAATAATGATTTCTTTGAACTAGCAGAGTCCTTTACTATTATTGAGGGACATTTTGTAACCCTTGGTTATCGTTATCAGTGGATGGATGAACAAAAGGAAAAATTAAGAAAACGTTGGGATAATGTGCAGCATTTTCCAAATTTACCTAATTTCCCCCATCATGTCCATATAATTGAAGAAAATAATGTAGAACCTAGTCAATCTCGTAATATTCTGGAATTAATTGAATTCATTGAAAAAGAATTATTTCTTGGACTGATATAA
- a CDS encoding PEP-CTERM sorting domain-containing protein, with protein sequence MKNLVKLTTVTLSLVTIIEITKEAQASTLHNGWNYAIDSFNDSTYRTYSGSPTSVGGGIFEIYGLAMKDDVQGNKVTFAINSNLARDGAVVPVASGYSHIGWGDLFIQTASGLLGVNFTDANDSAASLGLYQVAATKSVAVANDGWPTNSSYTNFVASKGGNANLGDLAQHQSPFGDATHSVIAAGQWIGNVLPADLSGINFGHFGAFGSQTFGFSIDRSLIPSGDILAWIFQECFNDGVAMVANISEPPEEPQDVPEPSTLIGMIALAAMGVFSTKNKQKNKQLVVNA encoded by the coding sequence ATGAAAAATCTAGTCAAACTAACAACAGTAACTCTTTCTTTAGTCACAATAATAGAAATTACCAAAGAAGCACAAGCATCAACTTTACACAATGGTTGGAATTACGCAATTGATTCTTTCAATGACTCTACATATAGGACATATTCTGGTAGTCCTACTAGCGTTGGTGGAGGGATATTTGAAATTTATGGTCTAGCAATGAAGGATGATGTTCAGGGTAACAAAGTCACCTTTGCTATTAATTCAAATTTAGCGAGAGATGGTGCAGTAGTTCCTGTTGCTAGTGGATATAGTCATATCGGTTGGGGTGATTTATTTATTCAGACTGCTTCGGGTTTATTAGGAGTTAATTTTACTGATGCTAATGATTCTGCTGCTAGTTTAGGATTATACCAAGTCGCCGCCACAAAAAGTGTAGCTGTTGCTAATGACGGTTGGCCGACTAATAGTTCCTACACTAATTTTGTAGCTAGTAAGGGTGGAAATGCTAATTTGGGAGATTTAGCTCAACATCAATCACCTTTTGGAGATGCAACTCATAGTGTAATTGCAGCAGGACAATGGATTGGTAATGTTCTTCCTGCTGATTTAAGTGGGATAAATTTCGGACATTTTGGTGCTTTTGGTTCTCAAACTTTTGGGTTTAGTATTGATCGTTCTTTAATACCTTCAGGAGATATTTTAGCTTGGATCTTCCAAGAGTGTTTTAATGATGGAGTAGCAATGGTAGCAAATATTTCTGAACCCCCAGAAGAACCTCAAGATGTTCCTGAACCTTCTACTTTAATAGGAATGATTGCTTTAGCTGCAATGGGTGTATTCTCTACTAAAAATAAACAGAAAAATAAGCAGCTAGTAGTAAATGCTTAA
- the csaB gene encoding polysaccharide pyruvyl transferase CsaB: MRALLSGYYGKGNGGDEALLATLLQMLPPDVTPVVLSANPEQTRDRYGVESHNRMKILPVLQALRSCDTFIWGGGSLIQDVTSTISPFYYGGLMILAQKMGLKTVAWAQGIGPLVRPQTRKLAQHSFGYCSRVSVRDRSSAALLADWKIPCLLAPDPVWALESKPVPGLWDLPAPRVAVTLRTHPQLTEKRLANLTRALVDFQKATQAFILLLPFQKSEDLAIAEAIQPQLKDVSKILLLEDPQLLKGVYKGVEMAIGMRLHSLIMAAAEGCRCFALSYDPKVNRLMEDLQMPGWDLASLPDDPNLISKTWIEHYANGDPLSSDQIQSLVDRALMHKDIL, translated from the coding sequence ATGCGGGCGTTATTGTCTGGGTATTACGGTAAGGGTAATGGGGGTGACGAGGCTTTATTGGCGACGCTCTTGCAAATGCTACCACCTGATGTCACTCCTGTGGTGCTTTCGGCTAATCCAGAACAAACGCGCGATCGCTATGGTGTGGAATCTCACAACCGCATGAAGATTTTACCTGTACTCCAAGCTCTGCGTTCTTGCGATACTTTCATTTGGGGCGGTGGGAGTTTAATTCAAGATGTCACCAGCACCATTAGTCCATTTTACTATGGCGGGCTGATGATATTGGCTCAGAAAATGGGTTTGAAAACTGTAGCTTGGGCGCAAGGTATCGGTCCCTTAGTTCGTCCCCAAACTCGCAAGTTGGCACAACACTCCTTCGGATATTGTAGCAGAGTTAGTGTGCGCGATCGCTCTAGTGCAGCTTTATTAGCTGATTGGAAAATTCCTTGTTTGCTTGCACCTGACCCAGTTTGGGCGTTAGAAAGCAAGCCTGTACCAGGACTTTGGGATTTACCAGCGCCGAGAGTTGCCGTTACTTTAAGAACTCATCCCCAACTGACTGAAAAACGTTTGGCAAACTTGACTCGCGCCTTAGTAGACTTTCAGAAAGCGACCCAAGCCTTTATTTTGCTGTTGCCATTTCAGAAGAGTGAAGATTTAGCGATCGCCGAAGCGATTCAACCCCAATTAAAAGATGTCAGCAAAATTTTGCTTTTAGAAGACCCGCAATTATTAAAAGGTGTCTATAAAGGTGTAGAAATGGCAATTGGGATGCGTCTGCACAGCTTAATTATGGCTGCGGCTGAAGGTTGTCGCTGTTTCGCCCTCAGTTATGACCCCAAAGTAAATCGGCTCATGGAAGATTTACAAATGCCAGGATGGGATTTGGCAAGTTTACCAGATGACCCTAATCTAATTAGTAAAACTTGGATAGAACATTATGCCAATGGTGATCCGCTATCATCTGACCAAATTCAATCTTTAGTAGATCGCGCTTTAATGCACAAAGATATTTTATAA
- a CDS encoding DUF2499 domain-containing protein, whose translation MHALSIPTWIIHVSSVIEWIVAIWLIWTYGELTGNRTWWGLSLAMLPALVSAMCACTWHYFDNPSSLEWLVTLQAAMTLIGNFTLWAAAVLIWRSTKPEDTPTKTVTAPAMESKS comes from the coding sequence ATGCACGCTCTTTCCATTCCCACCTGGATTATTCACGTTTCTAGCGTTATTGAGTGGATTGTCGCCATTTGGTTAATTTGGACTTACGGCGAACTCACTGGTAATCGCACATGGTGGGGATTATCTCTAGCCATGTTACCAGCTTTAGTTAGTGCCATGTGTGCCTGTACCTGGCATTATTTCGACAATCCGTCATCTTTAGAATGGCTGGTAACACTGCAAGCTGCGATGACATTAATTGGTAATTTTACACTTTGGGCAGCTGCGGTATTGATTTGGCGTTCGACTAAACCAGAGGATACTCCAACCAAGACAGTTACAGCCCCAGCTATGGAATCAAAATCATGA
- a CDS encoding DUF3593 domain-containing protein produces the protein MISKETLFALSLFPYLGFLWFISRSPQMPRLALYGFYGTLVFVAITIPAAIYAQLNYGVSLADVDWLHGGAEVFLTFANILLVVGFAQAIRELKMKN, from the coding sequence ATGATATCTAAAGAAACCCTATTTGCCCTTTCCTTGTTTCCCTACTTGGGTTTCTTGTGGTTCATTAGCCGCAGTCCACAAATGCCACGTTTAGCCCTATATGGATTTTACGGCACGCTGGTATTTGTTGCCATTACCATCCCGGCGGCAATTTACGCTCAATTAAATTATGGTGTTTCCTTGGCTGACGTAGATTGGTTACACGGGGGCGCAGAAGTGTTTTTAACCTTTGCTAACATTCTGCTGGTGGTGGGTTTCGCCCAAGCCATTAGGGAGTTAAAAATGAAAAATTAA
- the hisA gene encoding 1-(5-phosphoribosyl)-5-[(5-phosphoribosylamino)methylideneamino]imidazole-4-carboxamide isomerase codes for MDVIPAIDLLEGRCVRLYQGDYERSQVFSENPVDIAKQWVDQGATRLHLVDLDGAKAGKVVNLKAIEAIAQAISIPIEIGGGLRDRTSVEQVFNLGVQWAILGTVAVEQPQLVQELCQEFPEKIIIGIDARNGLVATRGWLETSEVLATQLAVQMQELGAAAIIYTDIHRDGTLIGPNLEALRELASAISIPIIASGGVSSVTDLLSLLGLEMQGVKGVIVGKALYTGDISLREALRAIGPGRIQDIPPNLDSSFA; via the coding sequence ATGGACGTAATTCCAGCAATTGATTTATTAGAAGGTCGCTGTGTCAGACTATATCAGGGAGACTATGAGCGATCGCAAGTTTTTAGTGAAAACCCAGTAGATATTGCCAAACAGTGGGTTGATCAAGGGGCGACTAGATTACATTTAGTTGATCTAGATGGTGCAAAAGCAGGTAAAGTAGTAAACTTAAAAGCAATTGAAGCGATCGCTCAAGCGATATCCATACCCATTGAAATTGGTGGAGGATTGCGCGATCGCACCAGTGTAGAACAAGTATTTAATTTAGGAGTACAGTGGGCAATTCTGGGGACTGTAGCCGTAGAACAACCCCAACTAGTACAAGAACTCTGTCAAGAATTTCCCGAAAAGATTATCATTGGTATAGATGCGCGTAACGGATTAGTCGCAACTCGTGGTTGGTTAGAAACCTCCGAAGTTTTAGCCACCCAACTAGCCGTACAAATGCAAGAATTAGGTGCAGCAGCCATCATCTACACAGATATTCACCGTGACGGTACACTCATCGGACCGAACTTAGAAGCCTTAAGAGAACTTGCGAGTGCAATATCCATACCCATTATTGCCTCCGGGGGAGTCAGTTCCGTTACCGATTTATTAAGTCTATTAGGCTTAGAAATGCAAGGTGTCAAAGGTGTAATAGTCGGAAAAGCCTTATATACTGGCGATATTTCCCTCAGAGAAGCACTCCGCGCCATCGGACCCGGACGCATTCAAGACATTCCCCCAAATCTCGACTCCAGCTTTGCATAA
- a CDS encoding ATP-binding cassette domain-containing protein, with protein sequence MENHTITAQLRLEQINLSAKLKNQLQGYPILQDISFEVFPGDRIAIVGPSGAGKTSLLRLINRLTEPTRGKIYLENQDYSQIPTLQLRQEITLVLQESKLLGMTVQQALAYPLVLRSLPPQTIQQRIDHWIEQLHIPSEWLGRTELQLSTGQRQLVAIARALVIQPKVLLLDEPTSALDAGTADNVMQVLTQLTQTHQITTLMVNNQLDLAQVFCTRLLYLQQSQLFTNQAASQINWINLRERLIQAETQAAEEWI encoded by the coding sequence TTGGAGAATCACACCATAACAGCCCAACTCAGGCTAGAACAAATTAACTTATCCGCCAAGCTGAAAAACCAGCTTCAGGGATACCCCATATTGCAGGATATCTCCTTCGAGGTATTTCCAGGCGATCGCATTGCCATAGTCGGACCCTCCGGTGCTGGTAAAACCTCATTACTGCGCCTAATCAATCGCCTCACTGAACCCACCAGAGGCAAAATTTATCTCGAAAATCAGGACTATAGCCAAATCCCGACTCTACAGCTACGCCAGGAGATAACACTAGTATTACAAGAATCAAAACTCTTAGGAATGACAGTTCAACAGGCTTTAGCTTATCCTTTAGTTTTGCGTAGTTTGCCTCCACAGACAATTCAACAAAGAATTGACCACTGGATAGAACAACTGCACATTCCTAGTGAATGGCTGGGAAGAACTGAATTACAACTTTCTACAGGACAGCGACAATTAGTAGCGATCGCTCGTGCTTTAGTTATTCAACCAAAAGTTTTATTATTAGATGAGCCAACATCTGCCTTAGATGCTGGTACTGCGGACAATGTCATGCAAGTCTTAACTCAGCTAACTCAAACCCATCAAATCACAACTTTGATGGTTAATAACCAGCTTGACTTAGCCCAGGTATTCTGCACCCGGTTATTATATTTACAGCAAAGTCAATTATTCACCAATCAAGCCGCCTCCCAAATCAATTGGATTAACCTACGAGAACGCTTGATACAAGCCGAAACCCAAGCCGCCGAGGAATGGATTTAG
- a CDS encoding response regulator transcription factor yields the protein MGSVCIEIVEGNPHLRSLLGWHLQQLEYRVHQAASIYQAREVFLSQQPTLVILDADLPDGDGIEFCRWLHRQQQPLILMLSARSNEADIVAGLKAGADDYLSKPFGMQEFLARVEALIRRRRTPTAPAYLDYGSLQIDLVQRRVRFQGEFIDLTPQEFSLLYVLAQAGGVPLSRSELLRRAWPDAIDNPRTIDTHVLSLRKKVELDPRQPSLIQTIRNVGYRFNMESLKSNVPQPPAKLSKERISHQRSTVTQRT from the coding sequence GTGGGTTCGGTTTGTATTGAAATCGTTGAGGGAAATCCCCATCTAAGGTCGTTGCTGGGATGGCACTTGCAGCAGTTGGAATACCGTGTGCATCAAGCCGCCAGCATTTATCAAGCAAGGGAAGTGTTTTTGAGCCAACAGCCAACACTGGTAATTCTTGATGCCGATTTGCCGGATGGTGATGGTATTGAATTTTGCCGTTGGTTACATCGTCAGCAACAACCTTTAATTTTGATGTTATCGGCTCGTAGTAACGAAGCTGATATTGTCGCAGGTTTAAAGGCGGGGGCTGATGACTATTTAAGTAAACCTTTCGGAATGCAAGAGTTTCTCGCTAGAGTGGAGGCACTAATTCGCCGCAGGCGCACGCCTACTGCACCAGCTTATTTGGATTATGGCAGTTTGCAAATTGATTTAGTCCAGCGCCGAGTTCGATTCCAAGGGGAGTTTATTGATTTAACGCCGCAAGAGTTCAGTTTATTGTATGTTTTGGCACAAGCTGGAGGTGTGCCTTTAAGTCGGTCGGAATTACTGCGTCGTGCTTGGCCTGATGCAATTGATAATCCCCGCACTATTGATACTCATGTTTTATCATTACGAAAAAAGGTTGAACTTGATCCTCGTCAACCTAGCTTGATTCAAACTATCCGGAATGTGGGATATAGATTTAACATGGAAAGTTTGAAATCCAATGTTCCGCAGCCACCAGCTAAGTTAAGCAAAGAAAGAATCAGTCATCAACGCTCTACAGTGACTCAAAGGACTTAA
- a CDS encoding DUF6761 family protein, whose product MLQDTQTIRYYQRITDAFIELWNRGYRTDDMRMYLDGYLAALRQSNAIEPMLIHRLEEEAGRYLYDSSNFVMTQPQAQLDYY is encoded by the coding sequence ATGCTCCAAGACACACAAACCATCCGCTATTACCAACGAATTACTGATGCCTTCATCGAGTTATGGAATCGCGGTTATCGGACGGACGATATGCGGATGTATTTGGATGGGTATTTAGCCGCACTGCGACAAAGTAACGCTATTGAACCTATGCTAATTCATCGCCTAGAAGAGGAAGCTGGCCGCTACCTGTACGATTCATCAAACTTTGTTATGACTCAACCACAGGCGCAACTTGATTACTATTAA
- the grxD gene encoding Grx4 family monothiol glutaredoxin yields the protein MTPETKEKIDNLLQQNKIMVFMKGNKLMPQCGFSNNVVQILNTLAVPFETVDVLADSDIRQGIKEYSNWPTIPQVYIDGQFVGGSDILIELYQKGELQQLVEVALAS from the coding sequence ATGACTCCAGAAACCAAAGAAAAAATTGATAATTTGTTACAACAGAACAAAATCATGGTTTTCATGAAGGGAAACAAACTGATGCCTCAGTGTGGTTTCTCCAACAATGTTGTGCAAATTCTGAACACATTGGCAGTTCCTTTTGAAACAGTTGACGTTCTCGCCGACTCTGACATTCGTCAGGGTATTAAAGAATATTCCAACTGGCCGACAATTCCCCAAGTGTATATTGACGGTCAATTTGTTGGTGGTTCAGATATCCTGATTGAACTTTACCAAAAAGGCGAATTGCAGCAATTAGTAGAAGTAGCCCTAGCTTCCTAA
- a CDS encoding BolA family protein, giving the protein MINPQQVEEMIKAELPDAQIQVQDLTGGGDHYQVTVVSSQFADKGLVQQHQLVYGALRQAMSTEAIHALAVKTYTPEAWQATAAS; this is encoded by the coding sequence ATGATTAATCCGCAGCAGGTTGAGGAAATGATCAAGGCGGAACTCCCAGATGCCCAAATTCAGGTACAAGACTTGACTGGTGGCGGAGACCACTATCAAGTGACAGTAGTTTCATCGCAGTTTGCCGATAAGGGACTGGTACAACAACACCAGTTAGTTTATGGTGCTTTGCGGCAAGCTATGTCAACTGAAGCGATTCATGCCTTGGCTGTCAAAACCTATACCCCCGAAGCTTGGCAAGCCACAGCAGCTTCTTAA
- a CDS encoding S8 family serine peptidase, whose protein sequence is MNDHANSSDFPNTGVPASSLGMVLQRGGEELILEKVLDRFTVRPTTEFTPQQLSQVLWGFWQRSIPQAHLELFTVVPSQLESAMSEARAADNVAFAGHVYTIKDNPGTFVYLNDQVTIQFASWVDAARIEAIASSFGLVKQKTVQGLPQTFVFLVSKQATENPLKITNQLQGLSEVLAAEPNILVKSESHYKPSDTLYPQQWYLQHNGGNQLVAGSHISVEQAWDITRGVRSVVVAVVDDSFDLNHPDLQGSGKIVAPRDLRKNGFLPIPGEKETSHGTACAGLVIAEENGTGIVGVAPGCALMPIRSTGFLDDESIEDMFGWAIDQGASVISCSWGASAVYFPLSLRQRAAISRAATTGRNGKGCVVLFAAGNANRPINGSIFEQNWPGNLLQGNTNWLSGFPIHPDVIAVAASTSLNKKAAYSNWGTNIALCAPSNNAPPGLSFQGRGFMNTQPAIASTLLGRGILTTDQIGAAGFDPGDFTNSFGGTSSATPIVAGVAALVLSANPDLTAQQVKFILEETADKIIDSDPDPQLGMQFGTYNSNGHSQWFGYGKVNAAKAVQAAQKLRTSVLSARKQVKGENSRQLSIPDNNLQGIKSAIAINESSIIKDMQITVNISHDFLGDLEIYLIAPNNQQVLLQNRTLGRRTNLQTTYTMRSHPLLKKFLALSAKGNWQLWLIDYASQDVGKLNSWSLVIGH, encoded by the coding sequence ATGAACGATCACGCTAATTCCTCTGATTTTCCAAACACAGGCGTACCAGCAAGCAGTTTGGGAATGGTTTTACAACGCGGTGGTGAAGAATTAATTTTAGAAAAGGTTTTAGACCGTTTCACCGTCCGTCCAACCACCGAATTTACACCCCAACAATTATCTCAGGTTCTTTGGGGCTTTTGGCAACGTAGTATTCCTCAAGCACATTTAGAACTTTTCACCGTTGTACCCAGCCAGTTAGAGTCGGCGATGTCTGAAGCACGGGCTGCTGACAATGTGGCTTTTGCTGGTCATGTTTACACAATCAAAGATAATCCGGGTACTTTTGTTTACCTGAATGACCAAGTTACTATTCAATTTGCCTCTTGGGTAGATGCTGCCAGAATTGAGGCGATCGCTTCTAGTTTTGGCTTAGTTAAACAAAAAACTGTCCAGGGTCTTCCTCAAACTTTTGTGTTTTTAGTCAGCAAACAAGCTACAGAAAATCCCCTCAAAATCACTAATCAGTTGCAAGGGTTATCAGAGGTGTTAGCAGCTGAACCGAATATCCTCGTTAAAAGTGAATCACATTACAAACCCAGTGATACATTATATCCTCAGCAATGGTATCTTCAGCACAATGGCGGTAACCAGTTAGTAGCAGGTTCTCATATTTCTGTGGAACAGGCTTGGGATATTACTCGCGGTGTGCGTTCTGTGGTTGTGGCGGTAGTGGATGATTCTTTTGATTTGAACCATCCTGATTTGCAAGGGAGTGGCAAAATAGTTGCTCCTAGAGATTTAAGGAAGAATGGCTTTTTACCTATACCTGGGGAAAAAGAAACCAGTCATGGCACGGCTTGTGCAGGGCTAGTGATTGCTGAAGAAAATGGTACGGGAATTGTGGGAGTTGCTCCTGGTTGTGCATTAATGCCGATTCGGAGTACTGGTTTTTTGGATGATGAATCTATTGAAGATATGTTCGGTTGGGCTATTGATCAGGGAGCTAGTGTAATTTCTTGTAGTTGGGGAGCTTCTGCTGTCTATTTTCCCTTATCTTTGCGCCAACGGGCGGCGATTAGTAGGGCTGCAACTACAGGACGTAACGGTAAAGGTTGCGTGGTTTTATTTGCGGCGGGAAATGCTAACCGCCCCATTAACGGTAGTATCTTTGAGCAAAATTGGCCAGGAAATTTGTTACAAGGTAATACAAATTGGTTGAGTGGATTTCCCATACATCCAGATGTGATTGCGGTTGCGGCTTCTACTAGCTTGAACAAGAAAGCGGCTTATAGTAATTGGGGAACTAATATTGCTCTGTGTGCGCCTAGTAACAACGCCCCACCAGGATTATCATTTCAAGGTAGGGGCTTTATGAATACACAACCCGCGATCGCTAGCACTCTGCTTGGACGAGGAATTTTAACTACTGACCAAATAGGAGCCGCAGGTTTTGATCCTGGTGATTTTACCAATAGTTTCGGCGGTACTTCCAGTGCTACTCCTATAGTTGCAGGTGTAGCGGCATTAGTTTTGTCAGCAAATCCTGACTTAACGGCTCAACAGGTCAAGTTTATTCTGGAAGAAACTGCTGATAAGATTATTGACTCTGATCCAGATCCTCAATTAGGAATGCAATTCGGGACTTACAACAGTAACGGACATTCTCAATGGTTTGGCTATGGCAAAGTAAATGCAGCTAAGGCAGTGCAAGCCGCTCAGAAACTCCGCACTTCTGTGTTATCTGCCAGGAAACAAGTCAAGGGAGAGAATTCACGTCAATTAAGTATTCCAGACAATAATTTACAGGGAATTAAAAGTGCGATCGCCATTAACGAATCCAGCATCATTAAAGATATGCAAATCACAGTTAATATCAGCCATGATTTTTTAGGCGATTTAGAAATTTATTTAATAGCTCCGAATAATCAACAGGTGTTGTTACAGAACCGGACTTTAGGCCGGCGCACCAATTTACAGACAACATACACCATGCGATCGCACCCGTTACTCAAAAAGTTCCTGGCTCTTTCAGCTAAGGGAAATTGGCAATTATGGTTAATCGACTATGCCTCGCAAGATGTCGGCAAACTCAATAGTTGGTCATTAGTCATTGGTCATTAG
- a CDS encoding 1-acyl-sn-glycerol-3-phosphate acyltransferase, whose protein sequence is MQIYTSDQTCQPTAANTKANTKIADTSSRVSPWLSPLFYLFGRHVLLPLFFRQIEITGQENIPLTGPVILAPTHRSRWDSLVLPYASGRCATGRDLRFMVSINECQGLQGWFVRSMGGFPVDPQRPAITTLRHAVELLQQGEILVIFPEGNIYRDGKVHPLKPGIARLSLTAESSQPGLDVKILPVSINYSQPYPQLGTSVKIDIGTAISVSDYTFGKVKQNAQNLTSDLALVLQKLSHPESQIKEISQS, encoded by the coding sequence ATGCAAATTTATACTTCTGACCAGACCTGCCAACCAACAGCAGCTAACACTAAAGCAAATACTAAAATAGCTGATACTAGTTCGCGGGTGTCTCCTTGGTTAAGTCCTTTATTCTATTTATTTGGGCGGCACGTTCTTTTACCATTATTTTTTCGCCAAATTGAAATCACCGGACAGGAAAATATTCCCTTGACTGGCCCTGTGATTCTCGCTCCTACCCATCGGTCACGTTGGGATTCCTTAGTTCTGCCCTATGCAAGTGGTCGCTGTGCGACAGGACGAGACTTGCGATTTATGGTAAGTATCAATGAGTGCCAAGGACTGCAAGGTTGGTTCGTTAGAAGTATGGGAGGGTTTCCAGTAGATCCTCAACGTCCAGCTATTACTACTCTCCGTCATGCTGTGGAATTACTTCAACAAGGTGAAATATTAGTTATTTTTCCAGAAGGCAATATTTATCGCGATGGCAAAGTTCACCCGTTAAAACCAGGAATTGCTCGTCTGTCTTTGACGGCTGAATCTAGTCAGCCAGGATTGGACGTAAAAATCCTACCCGTTAGCATCAACTACAGCCAACCTTATCCTCAGTTGGGTACTAGTGTGAAAATTGACATTGGGACGGCGATATCTGTATCAGATTACACTTTCGGCAAAGTGAAACAAAATGCCCAAAACCTGACATCAGATTTAGCATTAGTGCTACAAAAATTAAGCCATCCAGAATCACAAATTAAAGAAATTTCTCAGTCTTGA
- the tadA gene encoding tRNA adenosine(34) deaminase TadA: MLIEYPEYLIHRQWMSRAIDLAQIAGDAGEVPVGAVIIDSGGNLIASGENRKERDKDPTAHAEILALRAAAKSLDNWRLNQCTLYVTLEPCPMCAGAIVQARLGMLIYGVDDPKTGAIRTVTNIPDGAASNHRLRVMGGVLESTCRQQLQTWFATRRQKNNGQK; this comes from the coding sequence ATGCTAATTGAATATCCAGAATATTTGATCCATCGACAATGGATGAGTCGCGCTATAGACTTAGCACAAATCGCCGGCGATGCTGGTGAAGTTCCTGTTGGGGCTGTGATTATTGATTCAGGTGGAAATTTGATTGCGTCCGGCGAAAACCGCAAGGAACGTGACAAAGATCCCACAGCCCACGCAGAAATCTTGGCTCTGCGAGCAGCTGCTAAAAGTTTAGACAATTGGCGCTTAAATCAATGCACCCTGTACGTCACCCTAGAACCTTGTCCGATGTGTGCAGGTGCTATTGTACAAGCACGTTTGGGAATGCTGATATATGGCGTGGACGATCCCAAAACTGGCGCAATTCGGACTGTTACTAATATCCCTGATGGCGCTGCTTCTAATCATCGCCTGCGAGTCATGGGAGGGGTTTTAGAATCAACTTGTCGTCAGCAATTACAAACTTGGTTTGCAACTCGTCGTCAAAAAAATAACGGCCAGAAATAA
- the grxC gene encoding glutaredoxin 3, which translates to MLNFLNPLFGRHPERVKANVEIYTWQTCPYCIRAKMLLWWKGVRFTEYKIDGDEAARAKMSERADGRRSVPQIFINNQHIGGCDHLYQLDTKAQLDSLLASSSS; encoded by the coding sequence ATGCTGAATTTTCTCAACCCCCTTTTTGGTCGCCATCCAGAACGTGTCAAAGCCAATGTGGAAATCTACACTTGGCAAACCTGCCCTTATTGCATCCGTGCCAAGATGTTGCTGTGGTGGAAAGGTGTCAGATTCACCGAGTACAAAATCGATGGTGACGAAGCAGCGAGAGCCAAAATGTCCGAACGTGCCGATGGTCGGCGTTCAGTACCACAGATTTTTATCAATAATCAACACATTGGTGGTTGTGATCATCTTTATCAGCTAGATACAAAAGCTCAACTCGACTCACTTTTAGCAAGTTCAAGTTCGTAG